One genomic window of Canis lupus baileyi chromosome 22, mCanLup2.hap1, whole genome shotgun sequence includes the following:
- the ACAA1 gene encoding 3-ketoacyl-CoA thiolase, peroxisomal isoform X1: MRRLQVVLGHLSGQPPSDGAPAPQAARCLGGAPGASADDVVVVHGRRTAIGRGGRGGFKDTTPDELLSAVMTAVLQDVRLSPAQLGDICVGNVLQPGAGAIMARIAQFLSDIPETVPLSTVNRQCSSGLQALANIAGGIRNGSYDIGMACGVESMSLADRGNPGNITSRLVEKKKARDCLIPMGITSENVAERFGISREKQDTFALASQQKAARAQSKGCFQAEIVPVTTTVHDDKGAERIITVAQDEGIRPNTTMEGLAKLKPAFKQGGSTTAGNSSQVSDGAAALLLARRSKAEELGLPVLGVLRSYAVVGVPPDIMGIGPAYAIPVALQKAGLTVKDVDIFEINEAFASQAVYCVEKLGLPPEKVNPLGGAVALGHPLGCTGARQVITLLNELKRRGKRAYGVVSMCIGTGMGAAAVFEYPGN; the protein is encoded by the exons ATGCggaggctgcaggtggtgctgggCCACCTGAGCGGCCAGCCCCCCTCGGATGGGGCGCCGGCGCCGCAGGCCGCGCGGTGCTTGGGCGGCGCTCCGGGGGCATCGGCCGACGACGTGGTGGTGGTGCACGGGCGGCGCACGGCCATCGGCCGAGGGGGCCGCGGCGGCTTCAAG GACACCACCCCCGACGAGCTTCTGTCGGCTGTCATGACCGCGGTTCTGCAGGACGTCAGGCTGAGCCCCGCGCAGCTGGGGGATATCTGCGTGG GAAATGTGCTTCAGCCAGGGGCGGGAGCAATCATGGCCCGAATTGCTCAGTTTCTGAG TGACATCCCAGAGACTGTGCCTTTGTCCACTGTCAATAGACAGTGTTCATCTGGGCTCCAGGCATTGGCCAACATAGCTG GTGGCATCAGAAATGGGTCTTATGACATTGGCATGGCTTGTGG GGTAGAGTCCATGTCCCTGGCTGACAGAGGAAACCCTGGAAATATTACTTCACGCTTGGTGGAGAAGAAGAAGGCCAGAGATTGCCTGATTCCTATGGG GATAACTTCAGAGAATGTAGCTGAGAGATTTGGCATTTCACGGGAGAAGCAGGATACTTTTGCCCTGGCTTCCCAGCAAAA GGCGGCCAGAGCCCAGAGCAAGGGCTGTTTCCAAGCTGAGATTGTGCCTGTCACCACCACGGTCCATGATGACAAGGGCGCCGAGAGGATCATCACCGTGGCCCAGGATGAGGGTATCCGCCCCAACACCACCATGGAGGGCCTGGCCAAACTGAAGCCTGCCTTCAAGCAGGGCGGCTCTACCACGGCTG GAAACTCTAGTCAGGTGAGCGATGGGGCAGCTGCCCTCCTGCTGGCGCGGAGGTCCAAGGCAGAAGAGTTGGGCCTTCCCGTCCTTGGGGTCCTGAGGTCCTATGCGGTGGTTGGGGTCCCACCTGACATCATGGGCATTGGGCCAGCCTATGCCATCCCTGTAGCTTTGCAAAAAGCAG GGCTGACGGTAAAGGACGTGGACATCTTTGAGATCAATGAGGCCTTTGCAAGCCAG gctgtCTACTGTGTGGAGAAGCTAGGACTACCCCCCGAGAAGGTGAACCCTCTGGGGGGTGCAGTGGCCTTGGGTCACCCATTGGGCTGCACTGGAGCTCGACAGGTCATCACGCTCCTCAATGAACTGAAGCGCCGTGGGAAGAG GGCGTACGGGGTGGTGTCCATGTGCATCGGGACCGGGATGGGAGCTGCTGCTGTCTTTGAATACCCTGGAAACTGA
- the MYD88 gene encoding myeloid differentiation primary response protein MyD88, with protein MAAEGSRAGSASPACPKASLPLAALNVRVRRRLSLFLNVRTQVAADWTALAEEMGFEYLEIRHLEMHADPTGKLLDDWQGRPGASVGRLLELLTKLGRDDVLVELGPSIEEDCQKYILKQQQEESEKPLQVPAVDSSDPRTPERGGITMLDDPSGQMPERFDAFICYCPSDIQFVQEMIRQLEQTNYRLKLCVSDRDVLPGTCVWSIASELIEKRCRRMVVVVSDDYLQSRECDFQTKFALSLSPGAHQKRLIPIKYKAMKKEFPSILRFITVCDYTNPCTKSWFWTRLAKALSLP; from the exons ATGGCCGCCGAGGGCTCCCGCGCGGGGTCCGCCTCCCCGGCCTGCCCCAAGGCTTCCCTGCCCCTGGCTGCTCTCAACGTGCGAGTGCGCCGCCGCCTGTCTCTGTTCCTGAACGTGCGCACGCAGGTGGCGGCCGACTGGACCGCGCTGGCCGAGGAGATGGGCTTCGAGTACCTGGAGATCCGGCACCTGGAGATGCACGCCGACCCCACGGGCAAGCTGCTGGACGACTGGCAGGGACGCCCTGGCGCCTCGGTGGGCCGCCTGCTTGAGCTGCTCACCAAGCTGGGCCGAGACGACGTGTTGGTGGAACTGGGGCCCAGCATCG AGGAGGATTGCCAAAAGTATATTCTGAAACAGCAGCAGGAGGAGTCTGAGAAGCCCTTACAGGTGCCTGCTGTTGACAGCAGTGACCCACGGACACCAGAGCGAGGGGGCATCACCATGCTTGATGATCCCTCAG GGCAAATGCCTGAGCGTTTTGATGCCTTCATCTGCTACTGCCCCAGCGATATCCAGTTTGTTCAGGAAATGATCCGGCAGCTGGAACAGACAAACTATCGGCTGAAGTTGTGTGTGTCTGATCGTGATGTCTTGCCTGGCACCTGTGTCTGGTCCATTGCCAGCGAGCTCATTGAGAAGAG GTGCCGCCGGATGGTAGTGGTTGTCTCTGATGATTACCTGCAAAGCAGGGAATGTGACTTCCAGACTAAGTTTGCACTCAGTCTCTCTCCAG GTGCCCATCAGAAGCGACTGATCCCCATCAAGTACAAGGCAATGAAGAAAGAGTTCCCCAGCATCCTGCGGTTCATCACTGTCTGTGACTACACCAACCCCTGCACCAAGTCCTGGTTCTGGACTCGCCTCGCCAaggccctgtccctgccctgA
- the ACAA1 gene encoding 3-ketoacyl-CoA thiolase, peroxisomal isoform X2 gives MAGRRQRRRRHPHPQHPSLDLWGRHNPEDTTPDELLSAVMTAVLQDVRLSPAQLGDICVGNVLQPGAGAIMARIAQFLSDIPETVPLSTVNRQCSSGLQALANIAGGIRNGSYDIGMACGVESMSLADRGNPGNITSRLVEKKKARDCLIPMGITSENVAERFGISREKQDTFALASQQKAARAQSKGCFQAEIVPVTTTVHDDKGAERIITVAQDEGIRPNTTMEGLAKLKPAFKQGGSTTAGNSSQVSDGAAALLLARRSKAEELGLPVLGVLRSYAVVGVPPDIMGIGPAYAIPVALQKAGLTVKDVDIFEINEAFASQAVYCVEKLGLPPEKVNPLGGAVALGHPLGCTGARQVITLLNELKRRGKRAYGVVSMCIGTGMGAAAVFEYPGN, from the exons ATGGCGGGGAGGCGGCAAAGGAGGAgacgtcacccccacccccaacacccaTCCCTGGATCTCTGGGGAAGGCACAATCCAGAG GACACCACCCCCGACGAGCTTCTGTCGGCTGTCATGACCGCGGTTCTGCAGGACGTCAGGCTGAGCCCCGCGCAGCTGGGGGATATCTGCGTGG GAAATGTGCTTCAGCCAGGGGCGGGAGCAATCATGGCCCGAATTGCTCAGTTTCTGAG TGACATCCCAGAGACTGTGCCTTTGTCCACTGTCAATAGACAGTGTTCATCTGGGCTCCAGGCATTGGCCAACATAGCTG GTGGCATCAGAAATGGGTCTTATGACATTGGCATGGCTTGTGG GGTAGAGTCCATGTCCCTGGCTGACAGAGGAAACCCTGGAAATATTACTTCACGCTTGGTGGAGAAGAAGAAGGCCAGAGATTGCCTGATTCCTATGGG GATAACTTCAGAGAATGTAGCTGAGAGATTTGGCATTTCACGGGAGAAGCAGGATACTTTTGCCCTGGCTTCCCAGCAAAA GGCGGCCAGAGCCCAGAGCAAGGGCTGTTTCCAAGCTGAGATTGTGCCTGTCACCACCACGGTCCATGATGACAAGGGCGCCGAGAGGATCATCACCGTGGCCCAGGATGAGGGTATCCGCCCCAACACCACCATGGAGGGCCTGGCCAAACTGAAGCCTGCCTTCAAGCAGGGCGGCTCTACCACGGCTG GAAACTCTAGTCAGGTGAGCGATGGGGCAGCTGCCCTCCTGCTGGCGCGGAGGTCCAAGGCAGAAGAGTTGGGCCTTCCCGTCCTTGGGGTCCTGAGGTCCTATGCGGTGGTTGGGGTCCCACCTGACATCATGGGCATTGGGCCAGCCTATGCCATCCCTGTAGCTTTGCAAAAAGCAG GGCTGACGGTAAAGGACGTGGACATCTTTGAGATCAATGAGGCCTTTGCAAGCCAG gctgtCTACTGTGTGGAGAAGCTAGGACTACCCCCCGAGAAGGTGAACCCTCTGGGGGGTGCAGTGGCCTTGGGTCACCCATTGGGCTGCACTGGAGCTCGACAGGTCATCACGCTCCTCAATGAACTGAAGCGCCGTGGGAAGAG GGCGTACGGGGTGGTGTCCATGTGCATCGGGACCGGGATGGGAGCTGCTGCTGTCTTTGAATACCCTGGAAACTGA
- the ACAA1 gene encoding 3-ketoacyl-CoA thiolase, peroxisomal isoform X3, with protein MTAVLQDVRLSPAQLGDICVGNVLQPGAGAIMARIAQFLSDIPETVPLSTVNRQCSSGLQALANIAGGIRNGSYDIGMACGVESMSLADRGNPGNITSRLVEKKKARDCLIPMGITSENVAERFGISREKQDTFALASQQKAARAQSKGCFQAEIVPVTTTVHDDKGAERIITVAQDEGIRPNTTMEGLAKLKPAFKQGGSTTAGNSSQVSDGAAALLLARRSKAEELGLPVLGVLRSYAVVGVPPDIMGIGPAYAIPVALQKAGLTVKDVDIFEINEAFASQAVYCVEKLGLPPEKVNPLGGAVALGHPLGCTGARQVITLLNELKRRGKRAYGVVSMCIGTGMGAAAVFEYPGN; from the exons ATGACCGCGGTTCTGCAGGACGTCAGGCTGAGCCCCGCGCAGCTGGGGGATATCTGCGTGG GAAATGTGCTTCAGCCAGGGGCGGGAGCAATCATGGCCCGAATTGCTCAGTTTCTGAG TGACATCCCAGAGACTGTGCCTTTGTCCACTGTCAATAGACAGTGTTCATCTGGGCTCCAGGCATTGGCCAACATAGCTG GTGGCATCAGAAATGGGTCTTATGACATTGGCATGGCTTGTGG GGTAGAGTCCATGTCCCTGGCTGACAGAGGAAACCCTGGAAATATTACTTCACGCTTGGTGGAGAAGAAGAAGGCCAGAGATTGCCTGATTCCTATGGG GATAACTTCAGAGAATGTAGCTGAGAGATTTGGCATTTCACGGGAGAAGCAGGATACTTTTGCCCTGGCTTCCCAGCAAAA GGCGGCCAGAGCCCAGAGCAAGGGCTGTTTCCAAGCTGAGATTGTGCCTGTCACCACCACGGTCCATGATGACAAGGGCGCCGAGAGGATCATCACCGTGGCCCAGGATGAGGGTATCCGCCCCAACACCACCATGGAGGGCCTGGCCAAACTGAAGCCTGCCTTCAAGCAGGGCGGCTCTACCACGGCTG GAAACTCTAGTCAGGTGAGCGATGGGGCAGCTGCCCTCCTGCTGGCGCGGAGGTCCAAGGCAGAAGAGTTGGGCCTTCCCGTCCTTGGGGTCCTGAGGTCCTATGCGGTGGTTGGGGTCCCACCTGACATCATGGGCATTGGGCCAGCCTATGCCATCCCTGTAGCTTTGCAAAAAGCAG GGCTGACGGTAAAGGACGTGGACATCTTTGAGATCAATGAGGCCTTTGCAAGCCAG gctgtCTACTGTGTGGAGAAGCTAGGACTACCCCCCGAGAAGGTGAACCCTCTGGGGGGTGCAGTGGCCTTGGGTCACCCATTGGGCTGCACTGGAGCTCGACAGGTCATCACGCTCCTCAATGAACTGAAGCGCCGTGGGAAGAG GGCGTACGGGGTGGTGTCCATGTGCATCGGGACCGGGATGGGAGCTGCTGCTGTCTTTGAATACCCTGGAAACTGA